The genomic region AGCTGATCTCTTCTTGAAGCATTTAATTCTGCAGTAGCTTCAGCTGAACGAATAAGATAAGTAGGTTTGTAACCCTCAAAAAGAGGAATACTTAAAAAAATGCCAAGTTGTGAAGTATTTTGAGAGGTTTGCCCTAGTAAATTTTCATCGTATTGATTGGAAGCATCAATCCTAACTTTAGGTTTAGCATCGGCTTTTAAAGCCTCAATTTTAGCTAATGAAGCTTTTAATTGCGCTTCGCTAGCCATTAGGTCTGGTCTTTGGAGCCTCGCTTGCTCAATGAGAGCATCAATATCTTGATCAATTAATTCAGGAATATCATCAAGCTTGCTGTCAGCTATTTGAAAATTAATATTTGCAGGCGCACCCATGATATTGGCAAGGTTTCCATAAGCCACTTTCAATGTGCCTTCGTTTCTAAGTTTAGTCAGTGTGGCATTAGCAAATGAGGTTTGCGCTTGAAGTTTATCTGCAGGCGTTGCAACACCTGCAATGTACTTAGCCTCGGCTGATTTAAAACTTTCTTGGGAAAGGCGCTCAGTCTCAATCGAGGCATTGAGAATTGCTCGACTTGCATGGACTTGATAAAACGCATTCACTGAAGCTAATAGAACAGTTTGGACTGTTGCATTTTGAGTAGCGCTTGCTGCTTTTAAAAGCTGATTAGCATTTTCAAAATTAGCATCGCGACTGCCGAAATCATACAAAAGATAAGATGCAACAATTCTGTTTGTAGCATTTGAATAGTTCGTTGTCCTATTTTTATTTTCTGTTGCGGATAATGTATCTGTCACTGATGGAAAGAAGAGTGATCGCGCTACGCCAACTTGTGCTGCTTGAACTTTAGCGTTTGCATAAACTTCTCTTGTTTGAGGGTTATGACAAAGTGCCGCTTCGGTGACTTCAACCAAAGATAAAGGTTTGTCATAAGCCTTCTGACTGCATGGGTCACCTCCTGATGAATCGATATAACCATCTGGGATAAGTTGAATATTTCCTTCTTTTAAATCCTTGTCTGAATACCATATTGATTCAAGCGCGTGAGCTGGAATAAGGGCTCCTAATAAAGAAAAGGTAAGAAAAAAACGAGGAAAATTCAAATGTGAAAATCTTTTTAAAAAAAGCTTGTTAAGTGCTTCATATGGACAAAATCTTAGCATGAGAGTGTGACAAATAGACTAGACTCAAGCCTATTTAATTCAAAAATAAGGTGTAATTACTTGGCTAGACTTAAATAACGGTCTGGAGATATTAAGTCGACAAGATAAAAAGGGCAATTTTTTTATGCCTATTTTGAGCTCAAAATTTAATTCTGATTCGTTGTTATAAGCCTTAATTTTTTAGGGATTAAAAACCTCGAGAATCAGTGTTAAAATCAATCAATCCTAGTATAATTTTTTGTAACATGTTGAAAAATCTAAAAAAAATCCTATATATTGCTTTAATTAATTTAAGTCTAAGCATTTCAGTAATTGCATCACCCAACTTTACTTTGCAGGACTTAATAGATATTGCAAAAAGGGAAAATCCTATTTTAGATGTTCTTAAAGCTAAAGAGGACGCAGCCAGATCAAGTGTTGTGACTGCTGAATCTTATCTTAATCCAGAAATTGAGCTTGGCACAGGGCCCTCTCGTTTTAGAACGCCGAATTCTACCGCAAATCAACGAAGAAATTATGGGGTGAATATATCCCAACCTCTTGAGTTTCCAAACGTTCGTGGTGCAAAAAAAGCGGTTGCCGAATCCAGAGTCAATTACGCTTCATCTGTTACCGAGGCCACAATGATTAATTTGTCGTTACAAATTAAAAAGGCTTTCTATGATGTACTTCAAAACGAAGCTGTCTTAAAAATTGCCGAGGGTGATCGTGATGCATTAAAAAATATCCGCGAAAAGGTTGCTCTCCGAGTCGAGGTTGGCGAAGCACCGAGATATGAATTAATTAAAGCAGATACAGAATTGGTTGCAGCACAAAGAGATGCGGATGCCGCGTTATTAAGAATCTCTGAGAGTAAATTTTATCTCAGGGGTTTGGTCAGTAAATCACTTACTGATTCATTTAGTTTAGTAGGCTCACTTCCTCCGAGTGATATTAATCTTAACGCTGATTTATTAAAAAATGAAATTACTAAAAGTCCAAAATTAAAACAAATCAAAGCCTCAGCAGATATTGCAGAAAATCGATTGCGATTAGAAGAGAAACTTATCAATCCAGGATTAACGCTTAATGCTGGCGTTGATCAAGATCCTGATATTACAAGCTATCGTTTTGGCGTAAGCATCCCCATTCCTATTTGGAATCAAAGACAAGGACAAATAGGCGAGGCGGCGGCTGGATATAGAGAACTACAAGCGCAATATACAGACCAGGAATTGGCTCTAAAGCGAGACATTGAGTCTGCTTTTCAGCGCTACCTCATTGCTCAACAGCAGGTTAAAACTTTTGAGTCAAGCCTTCTGAGTCAAGCAGAATCAGTCTTAAAAGTAGCTGAGGCAGCTTATCGCTATGGGGAGCGAGGTATTCTCGAATACTTAGATGCACAAAGAACTTTTCGTTTAGTTCGCAAAGACTATCTAGCATCAAAATATGATTACATTGTAGCTATTTTAGAAATTGAACAACTATTAGGTATGGATATCCTGGAGAATAAAATTTAAATGAAAAAACTTGTTAGCCAATTATTTTTAATTTTCGTGAGTACATTATTGCTTTCGGCTTGTTCGAAATCAGAGAACGTGAGTGAGCAAAAAAAATTAGATCCCTTAGAGATTATGATTACTCCAGAAATCCAAAAACAAACTAAAAATGAAGTAGTCAAGTATCAAGATGTCGGGGAAACACTAATGATTCCGGGTCGCCTTGAAACACAAAATCGAAAGCTTGTAAAAATTGGCTCCCCTATAACAGGAAGAGTGAGCGATCTTTATGTCAGCCTTGGCGATGTTGTAAAAAAAGGCCAGGTGCTTGCAAAAGTAAACAGTATCGAACTGACTCAAACACAACTGACCCTTATTAAATCAACGCAGCTCATTGGACTAAAAACCAAAGCAGTTGAGCGAGCTAAACTTCTATTCGAAGCAGATGTCATTAGTAAAGCTGAAATGCTACGCATTGAAAATGAGCTTGATGCAGTTAAAGCAGATTATAGGGCGAGTCGCGATCAGCTTATGGTGTTGGGTATGAATGAAAAGACGCTAGAAAAATTAGAATCTTCAGGTCAAATCAATTCATATGGTGACGTGATTAGTCGATCTGATGGCATTATTATCTCTCGCGCAATTAATTTAGGTCAAATTGTTAATCCTCAGGATAATTTATTCCATGTAGCTGATCTTTCAAAGCTATGGGCCGTTGCTAACATTCCTGAACAGCAAGCTTCTTTTATTCAAAAAGATGAAATCGTGACCATTGAAATTCCTGCGCTAGAAAATAAAAAAATTGAAGCAAAAATTATATTTGAGGGAAGTATTGTTGATCCAGAAACTCGTACTGTCTTGGTTCGGACTGAAATAGACAATCAAAGTTTATCTTTGAAGCCCGATATGCTCACTTCAATGTATATTCAAGCAAAGAAAGTTTCAAGGCTTGCTGTTCCAACTGCAGCTATTGTAAGAGAAAATGATCGAAATTATGTGTTTATTCAAAACAGTCCAAAAACTTATAGATTGCGAGAAGTTCAATTAGGGCATAAAGATGGAAATCTCATCACCATACTAAGCGGCTTAGCTGAAGGTGAAACCATTATTTCAGATGGCGCTTTTCATCTGAATAGTGAACGCAAGAAAAAAGAGCTTGAATAGTTATGATTGAAAAAATTGTCAGGGGATCTCTCCAGCAAAGACTCGTAGTTTTAGTCTTTGCATTTGCGCTGCTTGTCGCAGGATTTTTTGGTGTCAAAAAATTATCTGTAGACGCGTTTCCTGACGTCACAAATATTCAGGTGCAAATTGCAACACCAGCACCTGGAAAATCACCGGAAGAAGTCGAACGATTTATAACAATTCCTATTGAAATAGCAATGACCGGCTTGCCAGGCGTGACCGACATGCGCTCACTCAACAAAAATTCACTTTCGATTATCACGTTAGTTTTCAATGACAATACAAACGTCTACTTTGCAAGACAGCTGGTCATGGAAAGATTAATGGAGGTGATGGAAAAAATGCCTGATGGCATTGTGCCTGTCTTAGGTCCTGTATCTACAGGTTTAGGTGAAATTTTTCAATATACCCTTGATAAACCAGGGGATGAAAATAAAGAAATTTCTCAAGAAGAGCTTACAGAGAGAAGGACAATTCAAGACTGGGTAGTGCGTCCCATGTTAAGAAGTGTGCCGGGTGTTGCTGAAATTAATTCATTTGGTGGCTTCATCAAACAATATCAGGCGCTCGTAGATCCTGATCGTTTAAATCATCACGGATTAAA from Candidatus Methylopumilus universalis harbors:
- a CDS encoding TolC family protein, with the protein product MNFPRFFLTFSLLGALIPAHALESIWYSDKDLKEGNIQLIPDGYIDSSGGDPCSQKAYDKPLSLVEVTEAALCHNPQTREVYANAKVQAAQVGVARSLFFPSVTDTLSATENKNRTTNYSNATNRIVASYLLYDFGSRDANFENANQLLKAASATQNATVQTVLLASVNAFYQVHASRAILNASIETERLSQESFKSAEAKYIAGVATPADKLQAQTSFANATLTKLRNEGTLKVAYGNLANIMGAPANINFQIADSKLDDIPELIDQDIDALIEQARLQRPDLMASEAQLKASLAKIEALKADAKPKVRIDASNQYDENLLGQTSQNTSQLGIFLSIPLFEGYKPTYLIRSAEATAELNASRRDQLKLQVSLDVWTAYQNLKTANESITASNVLLLSAEESSRVSLGRYKEGVGNIIDTLNAQSALANAKQQKIQSILNWNIARTTLAQSIGVLDNAMIQKLPEKKRQ
- a CDS encoding TolC family protein — protein: MLKNLKKILYIALINLSLSISVIASPNFTLQDLIDIAKRENPILDVLKAKEDAARSSVVTAESYLNPEIELGTGPSRFRTPNSTANQRRNYGVNISQPLEFPNVRGAKKAVAESRVNYASSVTEATMINLSLQIKKAFYDVLQNEAVLKIAEGDRDALKNIREKVALRVEVGEAPRYELIKADTELVAAQRDADAALLRISESKFYLRGLVSKSLTDSFSLVGSLPPSDINLNADLLKNEITKSPKLKQIKASADIAENRLRLEEKLINPGLTLNAGVDQDPDITSYRFGVSIPIPIWNQRQGQIGEAAAGYRELQAQYTDQELALKRDIESAFQRYLIAQQQVKTFESSLLSQAESVLKVAEAAYRYGERGILEYLDAQRTFRLVRKDYLASKYDYIVAILEIEQLLGMDILENKI
- a CDS encoding efflux RND transporter periplasmic adaptor subunit, with protein sequence MKKLVSQLFLIFVSTLLLSACSKSENVSEQKKLDPLEIMITPEIQKQTKNEVVKYQDVGETLMIPGRLETQNRKLVKIGSPITGRVSDLYVSLGDVVKKGQVLAKVNSIELTQTQLTLIKSTQLIGLKTKAVERAKLLFEADVISKAEMLRIENELDAVKADYRASRDQLMVLGMNEKTLEKLESSGQINSYGDVISRSDGIIISRAINLGQIVNPQDNLFHVADLSKLWAVANIPEQQASFIQKDEIVTIEIPALENKKIEAKIIFEGSIVDPETRTVLVRTEIDNQSLSLKPDMLTSMYIQAKKVSRLAVPTAAIVRENDRNYVFIQNSPKTYRLREVQLGHKDGNLITILSGLAEGETIISDGAFHLNSERKKKELE